One genomic segment of Fusobacterium nucleatum includes these proteins:
- a CDS encoding Na+/H+ antiporter NhaC family protein — translation MGSIIVILLFSLSLIVCLLLKFSVVYALIIGYLIFISYGFMKGHNLIVLIKKSFEGVLTVKNILLVFILIGIITALWRASGTIAFIVYMGSKLISPSILILLTFLLCSILSVLIGTSLGTAATMGVICFSIGKAMGINPYYVGGAVLSGIYFGDRCSPMSTSALLIAELTKTDLYTNIKLMIKTSIIPFIVTCLFYLFLGFKSIVSSVSIDVTEIFKQNYNLNIIVIIPAILIIIFSILKINVKKTMMVSIVISFIIAMFIQKENIVSLMKYCIFGYHNSNEKLNLMMKGGGILSMVNVSLIVGISSSYSGIFKETKMLVSLKKHLKDFSKKTSSYFVIFLSSIISGAIACNQSLGTILTNELCGELVEKQKMAIILENTIILLVGLIPWNIAMGVPLKTIGIGVMSGIYAFYLYFLPLWNLFLGVMEKKK, via the coding sequence ATGGGAAGTATTATTGTAATTTTATTATTTTCATTATCACTTATAGTTTGTCTTTTATTAAAGTTTTCAGTTGTATATGCACTTATTATTGGTTATTTAATTTTTATAAGTTATGGATTTATGAAAGGACATAATTTAATAGTTTTAATTAAAAAATCTTTTGAAGGAGTATTAACAGTAAAAAATATATTATTAGTTTTCATTCTTATAGGAATTATTACTGCACTATGGAGAGCTTCTGGGACAATAGCTTTTATAGTTTATATGGGGTCAAAATTAATTTCACCCTCAATTTTAATACTACTTACTTTTTTACTTTGTTCTATACTTTCAGTTTTAATAGGAACCTCTCTTGGAACTGCTGCTACTATGGGTGTTATTTGTTTTTCAATTGGAAAAGCTATGGGCATTAATCCTTATTATGTTGGAGGAGCAGTTTTAAGTGGAATATATTTTGGTGATAGATGTTCTCCTATGTCAACTTCTGCTCTGCTTATTGCTGAACTTACTAAGACAGATTTATATACAAATATTAAATTAATGATAAAAACTTCTATTATACCTTTTATTGTAACTTGTTTATTTTATTTATTTTTAGGTTTTAAATCAATAGTTTCTTCTGTTAGTATAGATGTTACAGAAATTTTCAAACAAAATTATAATCTTAATATAATAGTTATAATCCCTGCTATTTTAATAATTATTTTTTCAATATTAAAAATAAATGTGAAGAAGACAATGATGGTAAGTATAGTTATAAGCTTTATTATTGCAATGTTTATTCAAAAGGAAAATATAGTTTCACTTATGAAATATTGTATTTTTGGTTATCATAATTCAAATGAAAAATTAAATTTAATGATGAAAGGTGGAGGAATATTGTCAATGGTCAATGTAAGTTTGATAGTTGGGATTTCCTCATCATACTCTGGAATTTTTAAAGAAACAAAAATGCTAGTTTCTTTAAAAAAACATTTAAAAGACTTTTCTAAAAAAACTTCAAGTTATTTTGTTATATTTTTAAGTTCTATTATTTCAGGGGCTATTGCTTGTAACCAGAGTTTAGGAACAATTTTAACTAATGAATTATGTGGAGAGCTTGTAGAAAAACAAAAGATGGCTATAATTTTGGAAAATACAATTATACTATTAGTAGGGCTTATCCCTTGGAATATTGCAATGGGAGTACCCTTAAAAACAATAGGTATTGGAGTTATGTCTGGGATTTATGCCTTCTATTTATATTTTTTGCCACTATGGAATTTATTTTTGGGAGTTATGGAAAAGAAAAAATAA